A segment of the Populus nigra chromosome 12, ddPopNigr1.1, whole genome shotgun sequence genome:
CTCTTTCAACTGCGGGATCAGAATCCTTTGTTGATTCAAGTGTCATAGCCAACAATGACCAACTTTTCCTCctttatttcatcattggaaACTTTTTTGGGCCTGATCTGAAAGAAGGACCTAAAAAATCACTGTTTCAAAGAGCAGCTGAGGGGCTATCAACTTACTTATTAGAACAACTAACTGGAGGCTACATCAAAACTGAAGAAATAGAGCATATATACCACTATGCACTTCGAAAGGCAGAGAAGCATCTTGCTCTGAAATTATCCTTGTTGCACCAATTCTTTCTAGGCAACCTACCTGCTTCTGGAACTGCCAGTTACCCGCAGTTTCCCGATATGTTTCCAACCCACCTACATCCTCATTCACTAATGGATAATAGATACCAAATTGTGTCAAATGTGATATTCATCGACAACCCAAATACCTCCCATATTGGCTCAAAGGACATTGAGAGGTTTATAAGATTAACTGGGCTCAAGAATCTTCTGCTGGATAGAGATGCAGCAAGATTTCACTCATATTTGGATGGCAGTGCTCTATATGATGTGATAGTGCATGAGGCTGGACCTGGTGTAGAATGGCCTCCTACAAGTACTCATCATTTTCATAAGAGAGCAAAACATGCAGATGGCATCCTGCAAGCCAGGGATCTGCATGTCTATGATGTGCAACCTCTTAGCTGTGTGCCATTTAGAGGTTTGCCTCCTTCTCACAGCTGTACAACATCTCTACCAGCCAGAGATTCTGGAAAATCTGCTGAAGAAAGTCCACGGATGGTTTTTCTTCCATCAGGAGCGAAAAAGGAAGAGTGGAACAGTTTGGTGGCTGCATGTAAAGGTGGACTTGCATTGACTGGTACTGCTGCAATGGGCCAGGTGCAACAGACTGTCGGGCTTGTTGATATTGGTGAGTGTGAAGATGCATACCTTTTCCGGGTGTCTCTTCCTGGAGTGAGACAAGACGACAGTAAGTATCATTAGTATGATTAAATGCTTGCTTCTTACtgaatttcctttttctttccatgATGCTGTAGTTTACCTTTAGTAGATAAATTGTAAGCATAAAGTTCTCATGAATCtcttaattttccttttatatctTATCAGCTTGTTATGCTCTAAATTGTCTGTGAAAtggaaaaatcaaatgatgttGTAGCTTGCCATGTGCGTACCATGCAGTGATGATGCAGTGATGACATTCAATCGATC
Coding sequences within it:
- the LOC133669597 gene encoding increased DNA methylation 2-like isoform X1 produces the protein MQNPKQTTTHYFASLPLLSQPLYLADSDLLYCKHMDTSSQAANSLSTAGSESFVDSSVIANNDQLFLLYFIIGNFFGPDLKEGPKKSLFQRAAEGLSTYLLEQLTGGYIKTEEIEHIYHYALRKAEKHLALKLSLLHQFFLGNLPASGTASYPQFPDMFPTHLHPHSLMDNRYQIVSNVIFIDNPNTSHIGSKDIERFIRLTGLKNLLLDRDAARFHSYLDGSALYDVIVHEAGPGVEWPPTSTHHFHKRAKHADGILQARDLHVYDVQPLSCVPFRGLPPSHSCTTSLPARDSGKSAEESPRMVFLPSGAKKEEWNSLVAACKGGLALTGTAAMGQVQQTVGLVDIGECEDAYLFRVSLPGVRQDDNEFSCKIENDGKVLIKGITTTGEKTVYRFSQKFEMLSRNLCSPGQFSISFQLPGPVDPSQFSGKFGFDGILEVIVMKSI
- the LOC133669597 gene encoding increased DNA methylation 2-like isoform X3, with amino-acid sequence MDTSSQAANSLSTAGSESFVDSSVIANNDQLFLLYFIIGNFFGPDLKEGPKKSLFQRAAEGLSTYLLEQLTGGYIKTEEIEHIYHYALRKAEKHLALKLSLLHQFFLGNLPASGTASYPQFPDMFPTHLHPHSLMDNRYQIVSNVIFIDNPNTSHIGSKDIERFIRLTGLKNLLLDRDAARFHSYLDGSALYDVIVHEAGPGVEWPPTSTHHFHKRAKHADGILQARDLHVYDVQPLSCVPFRGLPPSHSCTTSLPARDSGKSAEESPRMVFLPSGAKKEEWNSLVAACKGGLALTGTAAMGQVQQTVGLVDIGECEDAYLFRVSLPGVRQDDNEFSCKIENDGKVLIKGITTTGEKTVYRFSQKFEMLSRNLCSPGQFSISFQLPGPVDPSQFSGKFGFDGILEVIVMKSI
- the LOC133669597 gene encoding increased DNA methylation 2-like isoform X2, which gives rise to MMKFGLWPVKKCDWYSDLLYCKHMDTSSQAANSLSTAGSESFVDSSVIANNDQLFLLYFIIGNFFGPDLKEGPKKSLFQRAAEGLSTYLLEQLTGGYIKTEEIEHIYHYALRKAEKHLALKLSLLHQFFLGNLPASGTASYPQFPDMFPTHLHPHSLMDNRYQIVSNVIFIDNPNTSHIGSKDIERFIRLTGLKNLLLDRDAARFHSYLDGSALYDVIVHEAGPGVEWPPTSTHHFHKRAKHADGILQARDLHVYDVQPLSCVPFRGLPPSHSCTTSLPARDSGKSAEESPRMVFLPSGAKKEEWNSLVAACKGGLALTGTAAMGQVQQTVGLVDIGECEDAYLFRVSLPGVRQDDNEFSCKIENDGKVLIKGITTTGEKTVYRFSQKFEMLSRNLCSPGQFSISFQLPGPVDPSQFSGKFGFDGILEVIVMKSI